TCGCCCCCTCCGCTCCATTATTGTTCCGATCAAGCCTTGATACCTGCGGTGGGGCATGCCTTTATGGATGCTGGAATCTATCTTTATAAGCACCCTCTCCCCGGCCTTATAGCCGCGGAGTAAACGGCTTAAGCTTATCTTGCCTGACTCCCTGGGTCCCTTCCTAAGCAGGCTTCTCGTCTTCGATCTAAAACCTTTAGATTTCCTCACCATTCCACTTCACTTAGCCTTCTTCATCTCACTAAAGTAATTGAAGAGAGGATTAATCCATACTAAAAACCTTTTGCTTCAATTTATAATTAGCGGGCTAGTTCCATTAGGAATCCAGAGTTCTATGGGGTGGGAGCCCAGGGGGGCTTCCTTAAGAGGCTCTTCCTTTTCAATCCTTTCATCATCCTTCTAGCCGCGAAGTATTGATTTATCATCTCCTTAACTACGCGTTCAGGCTTTCCAGACCCCCTGGCAATCCTCCTGATGCGGGAGGAATTCAGTATCTTCGGATCCTCTACTTCCTCTTTGGTCATCGATTGTATAATTATCCCCCAATCCTCTATCCTTTTCTCAGCAGATGCCATGTACTCCTCCGGGATGTTCACAGTTCCGGGTATCATACTCCAAATCTTCTTTAATGGTCCGAGCTTCCTCAGAGATTCCACCTGTTCATATAGATCTCTAAGGGTGAACTTACCTTCCATCATCCTTCTAGCCTTAACGTTTGACAGAGTTATTTCAGCCTCTTTAACCCTCTGGATGAGGCCCTCAATATCCCCCATGCCTAGGATCCTGCCCACAAACTTGGGGGGATCGAATGGCTCCAAGTCGTCTAAATCCTCGCCGGTACCTATAAACTTCAATGAGGCCCCGGTAGCCGCCACCGCGGAAAGCGCACCCCCTCCCTTAGTTGAGCCGTCAAGCTTCGTAACGGTTATAGAACCTATCTTAGTGGCGTTATGGAAGGCCTCCGCGTGCCTATATGCCTGCTGGCCGATAGCCCCATCTAATATTAGCATCACCTCATGGGGTTCTACCTCGCGCTCAAGCATCTTCATCTCCTCTATAAGCTCCTTCTCATCCTTATGTCTCCCAGCGGTATCCACGATTATGAGGTTGTACCTCTGGGAAGTATACTCTCTAACTCCTTCTCTAACTATCTCCACAGGAGAACCGTCCCTCTTCCAGTAGACGGGTACGTTTATCCTGCTTGCGAGTTGGTCTAGCTGCTCAAAAGCTCCGGGGCGATAGGTGTCAGCGCATATTATGGCTGGTCTAACCCCCCTCTTCTGATAGAAACGGGCGATCTTCACCGCGGTTACGGTCTTACCAGATCCTTGGATACCTATAAGCATGAGTATGTAAGGGGAGATGCGGGGGATGTCCACCCTAGCTGGCTTCTCACCCATCATCCTGGTTAACTCTTCATAGAGGACTTTAACGACGTGTTCCCTCTTAGAAATGCCTGGCGGGAGCTTCTCCTTCAAAGCCCTCTCTTCGACGCGCTCAGAGATCTCTAGGACAAGATTAAGATCCACATCTGCCCTCAGCAGAGCCCTTTGAAGATCTTTTACGAGCTCCTTTACAGCCTTCTCATCCACTATGGGAAGCCTGAGAAGCCTCTTAATTGAATCACTAAGGGATCTGCCTAGGTTTTCCAGTACGCTCATCCCTCAACATCATCCAGTCCTTAAACAGGCACCATCTATAGGAGATTCCCTCCACACTAATTAATATTATTATGTAAACCGAGGGCTATCGAGGAGTTTTAACCCTCATCGCAGCTCATACTTCCAGAGGGCTAAGCGCCCCGATCCCCTTTTTATGTGAGCTATACATCAACTTTTTAAGGATTATTATGAAATAGGGAGTTGTGGAAACCTGTTTCCATGTTAGTGGTGAATCGCCATGAGTAAACCCGTGGAGATCGGCAGCCTGAAACTGGGTCAATATATTATGATCGACGATGAGCCCTGCAAGATAGTCGAATACGAAAAATCCAAGCCCGGGAAGCACGGAGCGGCCAAGGCTAGGATAGTGGGCATCGGAATATTCACGGGGCAGAAGCGGAGTATTGTAAGCCCGGTGGACGCGAAGGCTGAGGTCCCAATGATAGAGAAGAGAACAGGTCAAGTCATATCTATCCTAAGAGACACTCTCCAGCTTATGGACTTGGAAACGTACGAGACATTCGAAGCGCCAATCCCTGAAGAAGAGGAGCTTAAAGGCTCTCTAACAACGGGTTTAGAGGTGGAGTACTGGAGGATCCTAGGCAAAGTTAAGGTTATGCGAAAGAAGTAGCTGACCATTACATAACCGGCTGCAGTGATGAAGTTATGAGGCTGATGAAGCGTATCCGGGTAAGCCTTATGACCGCGAAGACTCAGCCTCATAGTTCGATATGGTGGTGTTCCAAGTGAAGGCGGGATAGCGAGGACTGCTGATATTCTCTACCGGGAGTTCACGAACATATCGCGGCGAGGGAGCCCTTGCTACCTGGAGAATTGGGGGTCGCGAGGAACTTGGCAGCGGAGGGCTTACCCACACGACAATATCTAGAGAAACCGTCCATGACCTTTAAAGCCCTCGAGTTTAAACATTTAGCCATTAAAATCCGGAGTGAAGAAATATGAGCGAAGAAAAATATATATGGGGGAGGATCAGTGAACGAAGCATTCTCAAAGGAGGTTCACAGGCTAGGGGAAGGTTTGTCCCTCCTAGTGAAGGGCCCTGCCTCCATCACTCTCCAATCCGGGAGAGTGAGTGTGTTTGCAGCTGACCTCCCATTAGATGAGCGGGTGATAATACCTGAGGGGCGTATGATACCATTATTCGCCCTTGAAGAAAGCTTCGTAGATGTGGTTACAGGTTTCTCCGGCTCCACGGTGGAGGTGGGAGGGGCTACTATACCTGAGGATTGGATCCAGATCCCGCCTGCTTTAAAGGGGATATTAAAAGGGTGTGGAAAGGTGGTGGTGCTGGGGGGGGTTGACTCCGGGAAGAGCTCCCTGTCCACACTAATAGCGAACTATTTCGTGTCGAAGGGCTTCCAGGTCTCGATACTCGACCTCGATGTGGGTCAATCCGACGTAAGCCTTCCAGCCGCTATTGGATTAGGAGTCGTCAGGAACCCGATTAGAGGCCTCTACGAGGCTGAACCCACAGCCATGTACTTCATAGGTTCCATCTCCCCTGCATCGATGGCCGGGAAGGTAATTAGGGGCGCGGTCAAGCTGGCTGAAAAGGTCGGAGATAAGGAATGTATAATGATTGTAAACACGGATGGGTGGCTTCAAGGTGAGGAGGCTTTAAACTATAAGATGAAGCTCGTCGACGCTTTGAAACCTGAGGCAGTAGCCGTAATCGGAGAAGATAAAGAGGCGAACAGCATCTCTGAGATTTTAAGGGATAGGTTCCGAGTCTTAAGGGCGACAAGACCATTTTTCATTCATAGGAGAACTAGGGAGGAACGTAAAAGGCTACGTGAAAAAGCCTACTATAGATACCTGCGAGATGGCGTTTCAAGGGTCTTCCCCATTTCCAAAGTGGAATGGAACCGCTTAAACCTTGAGGGATTCCCCTGCCACGACATAAACCTATTGACGGGTTTAATAGATAAAGAGGGTTTCATGAAGGGTCCTGGAATACTAAAGAAGATAGATTGCTCTAGAGGTAAGGTGCTCATATATTCCAGGGTAACTTGCCCCGTGGAAAAGATAGAGGCAGGTTTAGTCAGGGTTAAAGAGGATGGATGCGAGATAGGGCAGATAAAGTTGGATCGAAACCAGAAAAGGGTGGATCCAATAAATTTAACGGGCTAAGCCTCGGCTTTATGAATGGTTCAGGTGCTCCCTTTGAAACTTTTGCGTAAAGATATACGCTGGAATGGGAGGAAATTATCCTTAGAGATTTTAAACTTGGAGAACTCAACGATAGCGTTCCTCTATGATTCCGAGAGGGGTTTAGGAACCCTGGCTTTCGCCATCCCTGGGAGGGATGGGGGAGCCCAGTCAGCAGTCCTCATAGGAGGGAAGTATAGGCTTCTATCACGTATTGTCGCGGAGAGGATCGCCCACCGTCATGGGAGGCCTGCTCTAGCCCTGGTTAAACTGAAGCTGCCCGAGGATGAGTCTATGAGGAGGATTGCAGAGCTTTTAAGGGCTCTACCCAGCCCGTAAGTGGTTTAGTATGCGATCTTGGTTTCGGAGGGGAGTGTCCCCAACACCTCCTCGGAAGCCTTCCTAACTTTGCTTCTATACTCCTCCCTGGTGTAGACCCTAAGTATGTTCATATAGACTCTTAGGACCTCTATTATCCTGGAGATCTCCGTTACCCTCCGCACTTCTATAAAGCCGTCCGTCGATTTAAATGAGACGGGTATGTCCATCGGCTCAGCCGTCTCCCGGGAATATGGTACAGATGGTAGGGATGGGATATCTATGGTGACGTAGTCTGGATCCACGGAGGCCGTATCCGCTATCTCCTCTTCAACCCTCCTCCTGACAGCTTCGTTCGCGAATATGCTTGTTACAAGCCTATCCTTCGTGTATAGGGTTATCTCATAAGCGCATTTTAGGAGCCTCCTCCTCTCAAGATCCTCCATTATTGGTCTGGCGGTCTCGGAGCTTCGAAGCGCACTCCACAGGACGTAATCGTCTAGTTTAAGATACTCCTCAGATGTTTTGAAGTTGAGGCTTGAAACCTCTCCCCTAGCCGACTCTAAAGCCTTCACCAACATTATCTGCACAGCTCTAGATGCCTTATGGAAGTATATGGTCTTGAAGGATTCAAGCCTTGCTATGAGGAAGGTTTCCAGGGTTGGAATCGCCGTGGCGTTCACCATTAACTCACCTCCATGTACATCCATCGTATATATTAGGCGGAATATGTCTGTGTAGCCGTAGCCAGCGCCTGTATGATAGGAATCTCTTGAGATGAAATCCATCTTATCCACATCAACGGCTCCCACTATAACCTGGTCTAGGTATGGTTTACCTGGATCCTTCAGGCTCCCCGAGGCCAGTCTGCCCACGGATTTAGGGTCGAACCCTTCTCGCTCCAGTGCATCTCCCAGCTCAGTCTCTTTAATTATAATGTTGGTCATATCCTCATGAGTCCTATTCAAATACTTTGTAAGATAGGAGTCGAAGACGTGGGAGAAAGGTCCATGGCCCACGTCATGGAGTAACGCCGCAAATTTGAGCAGCTGGATTTCATCCCTCTCAAGCTCCACAGGTAAACTCTCACCCAAGACCCCGGCTAAATACATGGTTCCGAGGCTGTGCTCAAACCTGGTGTGATTGGCCGCTGGATATACGAACTCGGATCCAGAGAGCTGCTTAATTCTCCTGAGCCTCTGGAACGGGTAAGTATCGATGATATTCTTCTCCGCCTCGGTGATCTGGATATAGCCGTATAACGGATCTTTTATGAAACCCCAAAATTCCCCCATCTAACCACCTGACATTACGAGGAACGTTCTAATCTTAGCGGAACCATAACATATTTCATAATGTTGATAGTATTATAAATGGTTAGCTGTTAATTTTCATGGATGCGCCTAGGGCTTAAGGTGAGATGCGCAATGGATCCGAGATCCTCCAGGAGGGGCTTCTTCCTGGTCATTGAAGGGATTGATGGCTCAGGCAAGACCACCCAGTCCATGGAGCTCTATAAACGCTTGAATTCGGAGGGGTTAAAAGCCCTGTATACATCCGAGCCCTCCGGGAACCCCGTAGGCCTATTCATAAAGGAGGAGGTCCTAGAGAAGGGCGGGTTTCCACCCGAAGTTGAAGCGCTCCTCTTCGCGGCGGATAGGTTTCAACACCAGAGGGATGTCATAGTGCCAGCCTTGAACGAAGGTTTAATCGTCGTGTGTGATAGGTTCTTCTATGCCTCCCTAGCCTACCAGGGAGCCCGAGGGGTGGATCTGGATTGGATTAGAGGTGTGAACTCTTTCGCTTTGAAGCCTGATCTGGCTGTGTACTTGGATGTACCACCAGAGGTAGCTTTGGCCAGAAAGAGGGGTAAAAGGGACTTCTTAGAATATTTAGAACTAGAGGAAAAGGTTAGATCCATATATATGGAATTGGTCTCTGGGGGGGAACTCCTACTATTAGACGGTAGGGGTTCCGTAGAAGATGTGGGCAACCGCTTGTACAATGAGGTTAAAGCTAATTTACGGCGTCTATCCTAACTTCTGCGTTAAAGGATCACCTCTATGAGGAGGCTGTCCAGCAATTCTTTATATCGGTTCCTTATGGTCACCTCCGTTACATTTGCCACTTCGGCTATCTCCCTCTGGGTCTTCCTTTCATTGGTGAGGACGGCTGCTATATAAGTTGCCGCCGCCGCTATCCCCGTAGGGCCTCTCCCACTTGTCAATTTGAGATCCTTGGCTAGTTTCAGGATTTTGATCGCTATGGCCTCAGCCTTCCCTGAGACCACTAGCCTATTTGAAAACCTGGCGGCATATTGGTTGCTCACGGACGGAG
This region of Candidatus Bathyarchaeota archaeon genomic DNA includes:
- a CDS encoding 50S ribosomal protein L21e; amino-acid sequence: MVRKSKGFRSKTRSLLRKGPRESGKISLSRLLRGYKAGERVLIKIDSSIHKGMPHRRYQGLIGTIMERRGRSYVVKVSLGGGGEKTLIIRPEHLRPSG
- a CDS encoding signal recognition particle protein Srp54 produces the protein MSVLENLGRSLSDSIKRLLRLPIVDEKAVKELVKDLQRALLRADVDLNLVLEISERVEERALKEKLPPGISKREHVVKVLYEELTRMMGEKPARVDIPRISPYILMLIGIQGSGKTVTAVKIARFYQKRGVRPAIICADTYRPGAFEQLDQLASRINVPVYWKRDGSPVEIVREGVREYTSQRYNLIIVDTAGRHKDEKELIEEMKMLEREVEPHEVMLILDGAIGQQAYRHAEAFHNATKIGSITVTKLDGSTKGGGALSAVAATGASLKFIGTGEDLDDLEPFDPPKFVGRILGMGDIEGLIQRVKEAEITLSNVKARRMMEGKFTLRDLYEQVESLRKLGPLKKIWSMIPGTVNIPEEYMASAEKRIEDWGIIIQSMTKEEVEDPKILNSSRIRRIARGSGKPERVVKEMINQYFAARRMMKGLKRKSLLRKPPWAPTP
- a CDS encoding translation initiation factor IF-5A, with the protein product MSKPVEIGSLKLGQYIMIDDEPCKIVEYEKSKPGKHGAAKARIVGIGIFTGQKRSIVSPVDAKAEVPMIEKRTGQVISILRDTLQLMDLETYETFEAPIPEEEELKGSLTTGLEVEYWRILGKVKVMRKK
- a CDS encoding HD domain-containing protein — its product is MGEFWGFIKDPLYGYIQITEAEKNIIDTYPFQRLRRIKQLSGSEFVYPAANHTRFEHSLGTMYLAGVLGESLPVELERDEIQLLKFAALLHDVGHGPFSHVFDSYLTKYLNRTHEDMTNIIIKETELGDALEREGFDPKSVGRLASGSLKDPGKPYLDQVIVGAVDVDKMDFISRDSYHTGAGYGYTDIFRLIYTMDVHGGELMVNATAIPTLETFLIARLESFKTIYFHKASRAVQIMLVKALESARGEVSSLNFKTSEEYLKLDDYVLWSALRSSETARPIMEDLERRRLLKCAYEITLYTKDRLVTSIFANEAVRRRVEEEIADTASVDPDYVTIDIPSLPSVPYSRETAEPMDIPVSFKSTDGFIEVRRVTEISRIIEVLRVYMNILRVYTREEYRSKVRKASEEVLGTLPSETKIAY
- the tmk gene encoding dTMP kinase — translated: MDPRSSRRGFFLVIEGIDGSGKTTQSMELYKRLNSEGLKALYTSEPSGNPVGLFIKEEVLEKGGFPPEVEALLFAADRFQHQRDVIVPALNEGLIVVCDRFFYASLAYQGARGVDLDWIRGVNSFALKPDLAVYLDVPPEVALARKRGKRDFLEYLELEEKVRSIYMELVSGGELLLLDGRGSVEDVGNRLYNEVKANLRRLS